A section of the Candidatus Caldatribacterium sp. genome encodes:
- a CDS encoding carboxypeptidase regulatory-like domain-containing protein, which translates to MKRILLGVAAVLAALFFIAGCSPGPGGKAPVDIRGVVANPENACYLDFDPNPVILEGLPLPNAKVTIIGDQGSLITTTTDSQGAFLFRGYSGEAYVLYAEKDSIRVKRGITTVVASQDVGEANYFTTAQVIVWEVANELYPGVIAIKDIPGINPGDELPEAVKAVLANCGDAQGDPGVRALAESLVNVLFGAPGEGTDIPGGDEPAGTPTPTPISTPEVTPTPTPTSPPTPSPGCATCPPPPSFPPPPPPPFPR; encoded by the coding sequence ATGAAGAGAATTCTTTTAGGTGTAGCTGCGGTGCTGGCAGCCCTCTTCTTTATCGCTGGATGTTCTCCGGGGCCTGGAGGGAAGGCGCCTGTTGACATCCGGGGAGTGGTTGCCAACCCGGAAAATGCGTGCTATCTTGACTTTGACCCTAACCCGGTCATCCTCGAGGGACTGCCGCTTCCGAATGCCAAAGTCACCATCATCGGGGACCAGGGAAGTCTTATTACGACGACGACCGATAGCCAGGGAGCCTTTCTCTTCCGAGGGTATTCCGGAGAGGCCTATGTACTCTACGCGGAAAAGGACAGCATCCGGGTCAAGCGGGGCATTACTACCGTTGTCGCTTCTCAGGATGTCGGAGAGGCGAACTACTTTACGACGGCCCAGGTCATAGTCTGGGAAGTGGCCAATGAACTCTACCCCGGGGTCATAGCGATAAAAGACATTCCTGGAATCAATCCTGGGGATGAGCTTCCAGAGGCGGTGAAAGCAGTTCTTGCTAACTGTGGAGATGCCCAGGGAGATCCCGGAGTCAGAGCTCTTGCAGAAAGCCTTGTTAACGTTCTCTTTGGCGCTCCAGGAGAAGGAACTGATATTCCTGGAGGAGACGAGCCAGCAGGAACCCCGACTCCTACCCCCATTTCAACTCCTGAGGTAACTCCAACCCCTACTCCTACTTCGCCTCCTACTCCTTCGCCGGGTTGCGCAACCTGTCCGCCCCCACCGTCATTTCCACCTCCTCCACCCCCACCTTTTCCCAGGTGA